One Cryobacterium roopkundense genomic region harbors:
- a CDS encoding DUF58 domain-containing protein: MSFHTESRLTRTSTFTGHATHTRYSTTRTKKSTTLTLVGAVVLGMRVWRLVRNGVTAAVAWVGETVTLAGWVVVAAALVLLPLGLALGWAELTVAGCVAVALVLISLPFLAGGRSYSVNFTLPLDRVVAGSEVLGTLTVTNVSRRLTLPGRVDVPIGKGLADVYVPLLRAGHEHEEHVTVPAYRRGVIDVGPVTTVRSDPLGVLGREVAWADVHRLFVHPVTVSIPSTSAGFVRDLEGNPTSDIVDSDISFHAIREYAPGDGQRNIHWKSTAKTGTLMVRQFEESRRSRLAIVLSLNTTEYDSDEEFEMAVSAVGSLGVRAIRDGRDVAVVASEEIPDIVRSAIRSVRSLSVVSTRTLLDDLTAIDSSAQAMNVEDVCLLAGQVVPDISIAFVVCGSTVTPRRLQALTLKFPSTVRVVAVLCSPGQPPSFRDLAGTGVLTIGVLDDFRSLLSRRAA; the protein is encoded by the coding sequence GTGAGTTTTCACACCGAATCGCGCCTGACGCGCACCTCGACCTTCACCGGGCATGCCACGCATACCCGGTACTCCACGACGCGCACGAAGAAGTCAACCACGTTGACCCTCGTGGGTGCCGTGGTGCTGGGCATGAGGGTGTGGCGCCTGGTGCGAAACGGTGTGACCGCGGCAGTGGCCTGGGTGGGGGAGACCGTCACCCTCGCCGGCTGGGTCGTGGTCGCGGCCGCCCTCGTGCTGCTGCCCCTCGGCCTCGCCCTGGGCTGGGCGGAGCTCACCGTCGCCGGTTGCGTCGCCGTCGCCCTCGTGCTCATCTCCCTGCCGTTTCTGGCCGGTGGCCGCTCCTACAGCGTGAACTTCACCCTTCCCCTGGACCGGGTCGTCGCCGGCTCCGAGGTGCTGGGTACCCTCACCGTGACCAACGTTTCCCGACGGCTCACACTGCCGGGCCGCGTCGACGTGCCGATCGGCAAGGGCCTGGCGGATGTCTACGTGCCGCTTCTGCGGGCCGGCCACGAGCACGAAGAACACGTCACAGTTCCCGCCTATCGCCGCGGGGTCATCGACGTGGGCCCGGTGACCACAGTGCGCAGCGACCCGCTCGGCGTTCTCGGCAGAGAGGTGGCCTGGGCCGACGTGCACCGCCTGTTCGTGCACCCGGTCACCGTGTCGATTCCGAGCACGAGCGCCGGATTCGTGCGGGACCTTGAAGGCAACCCGACGAGCGACATCGTCGACTCCGACATCTCGTTCCACGCCATTCGGGAGTACGCCCCCGGCGACGGACAGCGCAACATCCACTGGAAGTCCACCGCGAAGACCGGCACTCTCATGGTGCGGCAGTTCGAGGAGAGCCGACGCTCCCGGCTGGCCATCGTGCTGAGCCTCAACACCACCGAGTACGACTCCGACGAGGAGTTCGAGATGGCGGTCAGCGCCGTGGGGTCGCTCGGTGTGCGGGCCATCCGCGACGGCAGGGACGTGGCGGTCGTAGCGAGCGAGGAGATCCCCGATATCGTGCGCTCCGCCATCCGCTCGGTGCGCAGTCTCAGCGTCGTGTCGACCCGAACCCTGCTGGACGACCTGACCGCGATCGACTCGAGCGCCCAGGCCATGAACGTGGAAGACGTGTGCCTGCTGGCAGGGCAAGTGGTGCCCGACATCTCCATCGCGTTCGTGGTCTGCGGTTCCACAGTGACGCCGCGCCGCCTGCAGGCGCTCACCCTCAAATTTCCGAGTACCGTGCGGGTGGTCGCCGTGCTGTGCAGCCCCGGCCAGCCGCCGAGCTTTCGCGACCTCGCCGGCACCGGCGTGCTGACTATCGGCGTGCTCGACGACTTTCGTTCCCTGCTCTCCCGGCGAGCCGCATGA
- a CDS encoding transglutaminase domain-containing protein: MSVSAPERRPGVLTGVLVVAMMLVAVWAAWPIYRDSSYLLMSAGALGAAVLIAAFGAARSWSWFTVLLVTLGAYLVLGVPLAVPSALASVPAALAGLLDLVTASVFGWKELVTIQLPVGSFQALLVPAFSLFLFGTTAALSLAWRSPRWHGLAVPLVCGIQLFGLVFGSSAVSAPTTIVGLTVPAPRESAIGVAALLLAFGYLAWRTHLARSRALDLATRSSGVQRTPGGLGGRVRRLGFALGVLALAVGVTLAGVSAVPGTPQRDVLRSGIDPVVDLRDYVSPLSQYRSYFSTDTYDTELFRVVPAADTAVPRVRLAVLSHYDGEVFRMIDHRTGDSDQTTAFARVPHTLGSTDGTLSTGFEILGYRGVWMPGAGPLASIRFAGAHAAALGDGFFYNAGTAAGIQLNPLAEGDRYTMVSERQADAAGLADLARPAAGPTAAEEALLPASLGDWVTAQQVGNDGAALAELVNRLRERGYLSHALSVPPAESWTADLGDYTFSPSLSGHSLARIDDLFTSLLEKQNSTDSTENSQLVAAVGDDEQFAVATALLARYLGFDSRVVVGFNLAAPVASEVNLTAPACPGEVCSGGNLSAWVEVAGSEGGWVTVDATPQHENSLSPIDDATRDPQYSTEVLPEGATEQRAPDANPTSGEDQQEEDPVSGPDLAWLFAALKIAGISLLAVLVVCTPLLVILGAKLKRRLDRARAENVSARFAGGWDEYVDTAVDLGFADQGSMTRVEIATRYESAGGRVLAALADQAVFGPEPPQASDSEAFWTLVAAERARFAANATRRERLRAALSLRSFSRLADTRRFFGARSRAREDGRYQRDDSGWNHDG; this comes from the coding sequence ATGAGCGTGTCCGCGCCCGAACGCCGCCCGGGAGTCCTGACCGGGGTTCTCGTGGTCGCCATGATGCTCGTGGCAGTGTGGGCGGCCTGGCCGATCTACCGGGACAGTTCCTACCTCCTGATGTCGGCCGGTGCCCTCGGCGCGGCGGTGCTCATCGCGGCTTTCGGCGCGGCGCGTTCCTGGTCGTGGTTCACGGTACTGCTGGTCACCCTCGGCGCATACCTCGTTCTCGGCGTGCCGCTCGCCGTGCCGTCGGCGCTCGCAAGCGTGCCAGCCGCCCTCGCCGGGCTGCTCGACCTGGTCACGGCCTCCGTGTTCGGCTGGAAAGAGCTCGTCACGATTCAGCTCCCGGTGGGTTCGTTTCAGGCGCTTCTCGTTCCTGCATTCAGCCTCTTTCTGTTCGGCACGACCGCAGCCCTCTCCCTGGCGTGGCGCAGCCCCCGATGGCACGGCCTCGCCGTGCCGCTGGTCTGTGGCATCCAACTGTTCGGGCTCGTCTTCGGGTCCAGCGCCGTCAGTGCGCCGACCACGATCGTCGGCCTCACGGTGCCGGCGCCGCGAGAAAGCGCCATCGGCGTCGCCGCCCTGCTCCTCGCCTTCGGCTACCTCGCCTGGCGCACCCACCTCGCACGCAGCCGGGCACTCGATCTGGCCACCCGCAGCTCCGGCGTGCAGCGCACCCCCGGCGGGCTCGGCGGTCGCGTTCGGCGTCTCGGCTTTGCCCTCGGAGTGCTCGCTCTCGCCGTCGGCGTCACGCTTGCCGGCGTGTCCGCAGTCCCCGGCACACCGCAACGCGACGTACTGCGCAGCGGCATCGACCCCGTGGTCGACCTGCGCGATTACGTGAGCCCACTGAGCCAGTACCGCAGCTACTTCAGCACCGACACCTACGACACCGAGCTGTTCAGGGTTGTGCCAGCCGCCGACACGGCGGTGCCGCGGGTGCGCCTCGCCGTGCTCAGCCACTACGACGGCGAGGTCTTTCGCATGATCGATCACCGAACCGGCGACTCCGACCAGACCACGGCGTTTGCCCGGGTGCCCCACACGCTCGGCTCGACCGACGGCACCCTGAGCACCGGTTTCGAGATTCTCGGCTACCGGGGGGTATGGATGCCGGGCGCGGGCCCGCTGGCGAGCATCCGCTTTGCCGGCGCACATGCCGCCGCCCTCGGCGACGGCTTCTTCTATAACGCGGGCACGGCCGCCGGAATCCAGCTGAACCCTCTCGCCGAGGGCGATCGGTACACGATGGTGTCGGAGCGACAAGCGGATGCCGCGGGCTTGGCCGACCTCGCCCGCCCCGCTGCCGGCCCAACGGCCGCCGAGGAAGCGCTGCTTCCGGCAAGCCTCGGCGACTGGGTGACCGCCCAGCAGGTGGGTAACGACGGCGCGGCCCTGGCCGAACTCGTCAACAGGCTGAGGGAACGCGGCTACCTCAGCCATGCCCTGAGTGTGCCGCCAGCCGAATCGTGGACGGCAGACCTCGGCGACTACACGTTCTCACCGAGCCTGTCGGGGCACTCGCTGGCCCGCATCGATGATCTCTTCACGTCTCTGCTCGAGAAGCAGAACAGCACCGATTCCACCGAGAATTCCCAGCTGGTCGCCGCCGTCGGCGATGATGAGCAGTTCGCGGTGGCCACCGCCCTGCTCGCCCGGTACCTGGGTTTCGACTCCCGGGTGGTGGTGGGCTTCAACCTCGCCGCACCCGTAGCGTCGGAGGTGAACCTCACTGCTCCGGCCTGCCCCGGCGAGGTCTGCTCCGGTGGCAACCTGTCGGCGTGGGTGGAGGTGGCCGGTTCCGAGGGCGGCTGGGTCACCGTGGACGCCACGCCCCAGCACGAGAACTCGCTCTCACCGATTGACGACGCCACCCGGGACCCGCAGTACAGCACCGAGGTGCTGCCGGAGGGCGCTACCGAGCAACGGGCGCCCGACGCGAACCCCACGAGTGGTGAAGATCAGCAGGAAGAGGACCCGGTGAGCGGACCGGATCTGGCCTGGCTGTTTGCGGCGCTGAAGATCGCCGGCATCAGCCTGCTTGCCGTGCTCGTGGTCTGTACGCCGTTGCTGGTGATACTGGGGGCCAAGCTCAAGCGGCGCCTCGATCGTGCCCGAGCCGAGAACGTGTCTGCGCGGTTCGCCGGTGGGTGGGACGAGTATGTGGACACGGCGGTCGACCTCGGTTTCGCCGATCAGGGCAGCATGACCCGGGTCGAGATCGCCACGCGGTACGAGTCCGCTGGCGGCCGAGTGCTCGCCGCGCTCGCCGACCAGGCCGTGTTCGGACCGGAACCCCCACAGGCGAGCGACAGTGAAGCCTTCTGGACTCTTGTGGCGGCGGAGCGAGCGCGGTTTGCCGCAAACGCCACCCGCCGCGAGCGCCTGCGTGCGGCCCTGTCGCTGCGATCATTCTCGCGGCTGGCAGATACCCGCCGGTTCTTCGGGGCACGAAGCCGAGCCCGCGAAGATGGCCGGTACCAACGAGACGACAGCGGATGGAACCACGATGGATGA
- a CDS encoding DUF5684 domain-containing protein, with product MDDTTATLVTAILIGLIFSVGLYIFTSIALGRIFVRLGEQSWKAWLPIVNSITLFGLGRRSGLWVIALVVPIANIVGLVFFTLAVHTVNRRMAVGGGFTVLALLAFPIWAGVLGFRRLVDTAPPIPVGPAAPVAVPAAVPVTVPAADPVGIVTAAPHGGAPVDPGVSTPSSFAPPAPPAPQAEPAPPTPRVRPVGPPPFYTSAQPVVPTNKTAAPVPAADPLAGRAVAPVAPPVAPPVAPPVVGAPPVAPPVLSAPPVVAAPQPDPAPPMFRTPPQDPAPSLVPPEAGQDDDDFDETVIVARMKPWILETEHGVTLLLTKPVVLLGRNPARGTKHPDAQLIAVPDPGKTVSKTHARLDFADGGWQVRDLHSTNGVVLIEAGGNENELDPGATAALNDRFLLGELSVRIYLEPQQ from the coding sequence ATGGATGACACCACGGCAACCTTGGTCACCGCGATTCTGATCGGGCTGATCTTCTCGGTGGGCCTGTACATCTTCACGTCGATCGCCCTGGGCAGGATCTTCGTCAGGCTTGGGGAACAGAGCTGGAAGGCCTGGTTGCCGATCGTGAACTCGATCACGCTCTTCGGCCTCGGTCGACGCTCCGGCCTCTGGGTCATCGCGCTGGTCGTGCCGATCGCCAACATCGTCGGCCTCGTGTTTTTTACTCTCGCTGTGCACACCGTCAACCGCCGGATGGCCGTGGGTGGTGGCTTCACAGTGCTCGCTCTGCTGGCGTTTCCCATCTGGGCCGGAGTGCTCGGTTTTCGGCGACTCGTCGACACGGCCCCGCCGATCCCTGTGGGTCCCGCTGCGCCGGTTGCTGTGCCCGCCGCTGTGCCGGTCACCGTGCCGGCTGCCGATCCCGTCGGGATCGTGACGGCTGCGCCCCACGGCGGCGCGCCCGTCGACCCCGGCGTTTCGACGCCGTCCTCTTTCGCACCGCCCGCACCGCCGGCGCCGCAGGCCGAGCCCGCACCACCCACCCCCCGCGTTCGCCCGGTGGGGCCGCCCCCGTTCTACACGAGCGCGCAACCGGTGGTTCCCACCAACAAGACTGCCGCACCGGTACCGGCCGCAGACCCTCTGGCCGGCCGTGCGGTTGCTCCGGTCGCCCCGCCGGTCGCCCCGCCGGTCGCTCCGCCGGTCGTGGGTGCTCCGCCGGTCGCGCCGCCGGTCCTGAGCGCCCCGCCGGTCGTTGCCGCTCCCCAGCCCGATCCGGCACCGCCCATGTTCCGCACACCCCCGCAGGACCCTGCGCCGTCGCTCGTGCCACCGGAGGCGGGGCAGGACGACGACGATTTCGATGAGACCGTGATCGTGGCCCGGATGAAACCGTGGATACTCGAGACCGAGCATGGCGTGACCCTGTTGCTCACCAAGCCCGTCGTGCTGCTCGGACGTAATCCCGCACGTGGTACGAAACACCCCGATGCCCAGCTGATTGCCGTGCCCGACCCCGGCAAAACAGTGTCCAAGACCCATGCCCGACTGGATTTCGCCGACGGCGGCTGGCAGGTGCGTGACCTGCACTCCACCAACGGCGTCGTTCTCATCGAGGCAGGCGGCAACGAGAACGAGCTCGACCCTGGCGCTACCGCGGCCCTGAATGACAGGTTTCTGCTGGGTGAGCTTTCGGTGCGCATCTACCTGGAGCCACAGCAGTGA
- a CDS encoding acetate uptake transporter, producing MTTILTSTLPARPETAPAPEYAPRIAIADPAALGLGAFALTTFVLSLANSGLIPSAGAAVIGLALFYGGIAQFAAGMWEFVKGNTFGATAFTSYGAFWLAFWWLLTHPETEAAAGADGIGAFLLAWTIFTVFMTIAALKTNRMLVALFAAATLTFLALTVGSFTGIVGVHQLGGWIGLVTAGIAWYGSFAVVTNTTWKRTVLPLGHLR from the coding sequence ATGACGACAATTCTCACGTCCACCCTCCCGGCTCGGCCGGAAACCGCACCCGCACCCGAGTACGCGCCGCGCATCGCGATCGCTGACCCGGCGGCACTCGGCCTAGGCGCGTTTGCCCTCACCACGTTCGTACTCAGCCTCGCCAACTCCGGGCTCATCCCCTCGGCCGGGGCTGCCGTCATCGGCCTCGCCCTCTTCTACGGCGGAATCGCCCAGTTCGCCGCCGGCATGTGGGAGTTTGTGAAGGGAAACACCTTCGGCGCCACGGCCTTCACGTCGTACGGCGCGTTCTGGCTGGCCTTCTGGTGGCTGCTCACCCACCCCGAGACGGAGGCCGCCGCGGGCGCGGACGGAATCGGAGCTTTCTTGCTCGCATGGACCATCTTCACGGTGTTCATGACCATCGCAGCCCTTAAGACGAACCGGATGCTGGTGGCCCTGTTCGCCGCGGCCACACTCACCTTCCTCGCCCTCACCGTGGGCTCGTTCACCGGAATCGTCGGCGTGCACCAGCTCGGCGGCTGGATCGGACTGGTAACGGCGGGCATCGCCTGGTACGGGTCGTTCGCCGTGGTCACGAACACCACCTGGAAGCGCACCGTGCTCCCGTTGGGCCACCTGAGGTAA
- a CDS encoding putative bifunctional diguanylate cyclase/phosphodiesterase, with product MQVVSRVAAALVGVVGLIVLLGWYTKAPALTTVLPGLAAMKPVTAIALILLSGSLLLAFRWAAVSLATIAIALGSATLAGYALRSTLGISGWVPGIDLGGQEPRMAPITAVALILLGAAVIADRLERTTVMQILAHSSLFVSLIALLGYAYGLASLYTVTGFTSISLHTALCITVLSGVMLFQRSALGLVGLLRDRGSAGELMRRILPFLILGPVFLGWLSLWAQRQGWFDLVFSVAILITSLTVLGIALTWIAALKLSELDRQRADAMHALAEVNHSLEGAVDLRTRELGEVAERLQTFIKMAPVGIVQLSSAGGLLTANDRWLALSGLTIQQSLGDGWAQAMHPEDADRVAAAWSAAVVARTSYQGTLRFRTPEGRVSWVQVSTAPIHGPDATVTGHLATVTDITELRRAEEAAAAARARFEAAFASSPLGTAIVSLDGQVLEANRRLFDLAGPTGFVGQGHIDELFMPPGADSSARLSLTDGASTRQRMDRRMRRGDEETWVKVSIAEINEGEQAGEFLYQLEDITARRLAEARVEHLAFHDPLTNLPNRLLLLDRLNQALLQAGKHGLGVAVLFIDLDRFKFVNDSLGHHAGDAVLTEVGTRLRRHARSTDTVSRIGGDEFVVICPGVGSNRDVRKIADTLQAAIAKSILVGDQVASVDASIGIAFGLGHDDAESLLRNADQAMYLAKGRGRARYEVFDDDLRGRIERRLDTELALRTAVERGEIETWFQPIVDLQQQTVVATEALARWRRPDRGLVAPGEFIAIAEEVGLIKGIGTTVLGQACRAAASLEGHLAVSVNVSPRQFVQDDFGAVVKLALAETGLPPDQLWLELTESAVLEAIDSAARTFQELRSLGVRLAIDDFGTGYSSFAHLKSFTVDLLKIDLTFIRDLECSDHDRAIVEGILRLADSLKLDVVAEGIETIGQRDLLTEMGCRYGQGYLFSKPGPAVLPDVDFGDMLSSSSLIRPSPK from the coding sequence ATGCAGGTAGTCAGCCGGGTCGCGGCGGCACTCGTCGGAGTCGTAGGGCTCATCGTGCTGCTCGGCTGGTACACGAAGGCCCCCGCGCTGACAACCGTGCTGCCCGGTCTCGCAGCCATGAAGCCGGTTACGGCCATCGCCCTGATCCTGCTGTCGGGTTCCCTACTGCTCGCGTTTCGGTGGGCGGCCGTGAGCCTGGCGACCATCGCGATCGCGCTCGGTTCCGCAACCCTCGCCGGGTACGCGCTCCGGTCGACGCTCGGTATCTCGGGCTGGGTGCCCGGGATCGACCTCGGCGGCCAGGAACCGCGCATGGCACCGATCACGGCGGTGGCACTGATCCTGCTGGGGGCCGCGGTGATCGCGGACAGGCTCGAACGAACCACCGTGATGCAGATCCTCGCGCACTCGTCCCTGTTTGTGAGCCTGATTGCCCTGCTCGGCTACGCCTATGGTCTTGCTTCCCTCTACACCGTGACCGGTTTCACGAGCATTTCGCTGCATACGGCGTTGTGCATCACGGTGCTGTCCGGGGTAATGCTGTTCCAGCGCTCCGCACTCGGACTCGTGGGCCTGCTGCGAGATCGGGGCAGCGCGGGCGAGCTCATGCGCCGGATCCTGCCCTTCCTCATTCTCGGTCCCGTTTTCCTGGGCTGGTTGAGCCTCTGGGCACAGCGTCAGGGCTGGTTCGACCTCGTGTTCAGCGTCGCAATCCTGATTACGAGCCTGACAGTGCTCGGCATCGCCCTGACCTGGATCGCCGCGCTCAAGCTCAGCGAGCTCGATCGGCAACGCGCCGACGCAATGCACGCCCTGGCCGAGGTGAATCACAGCCTCGAGGGCGCTGTGGATCTTCGCACGCGGGAGCTGGGTGAGGTAGCCGAGAGGCTTCAGACCTTCATCAAGATGGCTCCCGTCGGCATAGTCCAGCTGAGCTCCGCGGGCGGTCTACTCACGGCGAACGACCGATGGCTGGCCTTGAGTGGCCTGACCATTCAGCAATCCCTCGGCGACGGCTGGGCGCAGGCGATGCATCCGGAGGACGCCGATCGCGTGGCCGCCGCGTGGAGCGCGGCGGTCGTTGCCCGCACGAGTTACCAGGGGACATTGCGATTCCGTACACCCGAGGGCAGGGTCAGTTGGGTGCAGGTTAGCACCGCGCCCATCCATGGCCCGGACGCGACAGTCACCGGGCACTTGGCGACAGTGACAGACATCACGGAGCTCCGGAGAGCCGAGGAAGCGGCTGCCGCCGCCCGTGCACGTTTCGAGGCCGCCTTTGCGTCGTCGCCGCTCGGCACAGCAATCGTTTCTCTCGACGGTCAGGTGCTGGAGGCTAACAGGCGCCTGTTCGACCTTGCGGGGCCAACGGGCTTCGTGGGCCAGGGACACATCGACGAGCTGTTCATGCCGCCCGGAGCCGACAGTAGCGCCCGACTGAGCCTGACCGACGGGGCATCCACTCGCCAAAGGATGGACCGACGGATGCGGCGGGGCGACGAAGAGACGTGGGTCAAGGTCAGCATTGCCGAGATTAATGAGGGCGAGCAGGCCGGGGAGTTTCTTTACCAACTGGAAGACATCACCGCCCGCAGACTGGCCGAGGCTCGCGTGGAACACCTCGCATTCCATGACCCCCTCACCAACCTGCCTAACCGACTGCTTCTCCTCGACCGCCTCAATCAGGCTCTCCTGCAGGCCGGTAAGCACGGCCTGGGCGTAGCCGTGCTCTTCATCGACCTCGACAGGTTCAAATTCGTCAACGACAGCCTTGGCCACCATGCAGGTGACGCTGTGTTGACAGAGGTCGGCACGCGCCTGCGGAGGCATGCGCGATCGACCGACACGGTCTCCCGCATCGGGGGCGACGAATTCGTGGTGATTTGCCCCGGTGTCGGGAGCAACCGGGACGTTCGCAAGATTGCCGACACCCTGCAGGCCGCCATTGCCAAGTCGATCCTCGTCGGCGACCAGGTAGCATCCGTCGACGCCAGCATCGGAATCGCATTCGGTCTCGGCCACGATGACGCCGAGTCTCTTCTTCGCAACGCCGATCAGGCCATGTATCTCGCGAAGGGTCGAGGCCGGGCCCGTTACGAGGTCTTTGACGACGATTTGCGCGGTCGGATCGAGCGCAGACTCGACACGGAGCTTGCCCTGCGCACTGCGGTAGAACGCGGCGAAATCGAGACCTGGTTCCAGCCGATCGTCGATCTGCAACAGCAAACCGTGGTGGCCACCGAAGCGCTCGCGCGTTGGCGTCGTCCGGACCGGGGACTGGTTGCCCCCGGGGAGTTCATCGCCATCGCCGAGGAGGTTGGCCTGATCAAGGGCATCGGCACCACAGTGCTGGGTCAGGCCTGCCGGGCCGCCGCGTCTCTCGAGGGGCATTTGGCCGTCAGTGTAAACGTGTCACCGCGACAGTTCGTGCAGGATGACTTCGGCGCGGTGGTGAAGCTCGCGCTCGCCGAAACCGGCCTTCCGCCGGATCAGCTGTGGCTCGAACTCACCGAAAGTGCAGTGCTCGAAGCCATCGACTCGGCGGCGCGCACGTTTCAGGAATTGCGCTCGCTCGGTGTGCGGCTGGCCATTGACGACTTCGGTACCGGCTATTCCTCCTTCGCGCACCTGAAGTCGTTCACGGTTGACCTGCTCAAGATTGACCTCACGTTTATTCGCGACCTTGAGTGTTCGGACCACGACAGGGCCATCGTTGAGGGCATCCTGCGGCTCGCCGATTCCCTGAAACTCGACGTGGTCGCTGAGGGAATCGAGACGATCGGACAGCGCGATCTTCTCACGGAGATGGGCTGTCGCTATGGGCAGGGGTACCTGTTCTCGAAGCCTGGGCCGGCTGTTCTCCCCGACGTGGACTTCGGCGATATGCTCTCCAGCTCGTCGCTCATTCGCCCTTCCCCCAAATAG
- a CDS encoding GspE/PulE family protein codes for MATLTEILILHGLLPIEVLDTLMAGDPADESAVRALVESGVITELQFAKARAQQANLPFVELLDYPVDRLAVALVTPAVCRRHEVLPIAIAEGRLLLAMVDPGNVFALDDVREASRMQVRQVVAERADLLAAIARYHRADDELTNLTTTLEEEHAPSESDAFGVSDSLDDDAPIVRFVNLLVSQAIQDRASDIHIEPAEHSLGVRYRIDGVLHEMQRAPKSIQNGVISRLKIMSDIDISERRKPQDGRMSVSHGGRKIDLRVATLPTVWGEKIVMRILDNSSTKLSLRDLNLLEGNFNAYKRAYSKPYGMILVTGPTGSGKSTTLYTTLNSVARPEINVITVEDPVEYRMEGINQVQVNPKAGLTFASALRSILRSDPDVVLIGEIRDHETALIAIEAALTGHLVLSTLHTNNAPSAITRLTEMGIEPFLVGSALDCVVAQRLARRLCDRCKLPDTREVEELVLLKFAVDPDLQAPLIYRPVGCASCSKTGYRGRIAVHEVMTVSEEIERLTVGRASSAEILRAAKEQGMVTLREDGWAKVLLGLTSIEEILRVVA; via the coding sequence GTGGCAACCCTGACTGAAATTCTTATCCTGCACGGGCTGCTGCCCATCGAGGTGCTCGACACTCTCATGGCGGGTGACCCTGCCGACGAGAGCGCGGTCAGGGCGCTGGTGGAAAGCGGCGTCATCACTGAACTCCAGTTCGCCAAGGCCAGGGCGCAGCAGGCCAATCTTCCCTTCGTCGAACTTCTCGACTACCCCGTCGATCGCCTCGCGGTGGCTCTCGTCACCCCGGCGGTGTGCCGGCGTCATGAAGTGCTGCCGATCGCCATCGCTGAGGGTCGCCTCCTCCTCGCGATGGTTGACCCCGGCAACGTCTTTGCCCTCGACGACGTGCGTGAGGCATCGCGTATGCAGGTCAGGCAGGTCGTCGCGGAGAGGGCGGACCTGCTGGCCGCGATCGCCCGCTACCACCGCGCCGATGACGAGCTCACCAACCTCACCACGACGCTCGAGGAAGAGCACGCGCCTTCAGAGTCGGATGCGTTCGGAGTGTCGGATTCCCTCGACGATGACGCCCCAATTGTTCGTTTCGTCAATCTGCTCGTCAGTCAGGCCATCCAGGACCGGGCCTCGGACATCCACATTGAACCCGCGGAGCACAGCCTCGGCGTGCGGTACCGCATTGACGGAGTGCTGCACGAGATGCAGCGCGCCCCTAAAAGCATTCAGAACGGCGTGATTTCCCGGCTCAAGATCATGAGCGACATCGACATCTCAGAGCGTCGCAAGCCTCAGGACGGGCGTATGTCCGTGAGCCACGGCGGCCGTAAGATCGATCTTCGGGTCGCCACCCTCCCCACGGTCTGGGGCGAGAAGATCGTCATGCGAATTCTCGACAACTCCAGCACCAAACTGAGCCTGCGCGACCTCAACCTGCTCGAGGGCAACTTCAACGCCTACAAGAGGGCCTACTCCAAGCCATACGGAATGATCCTCGTGACCGGGCCGACGGGATCCGGCAAGTCCACCACGCTCTACACCACCCTGAACTCAGTCGCTCGCCCGGAGATCAATGTGATCACGGTCGAAGACCCGGTGGAATATCGCATGGAGGGCATCAACCAGGTGCAGGTGAATCCCAAGGCGGGCCTCACCTTCGCAAGCGCGCTCCGCTCCATCCTGCGATCAGACCCGGACGTGGTGCTGATCGGCGAGATTCGTGACCACGAAACCGCACTCATCGCCATCGAGGCGGCCCTCACCGGCCACCTCGTGCTGTCGACCCTGCACACCAACAACGCGCCGAGCGCCATCACTCGGCTCACGGAAATGGGCATCGAGCCGTTCCTCGTGGGCTCCGCACTCGATTGTGTCGTGGCCCAACGCCTGGCGCGCCGGTTGTGCGATCGCTGCAAGCTGCCCGACACCCGCGAGGTGGAAGAACTCGTGCTCTTGAAGTTCGCGGTAGACCCCGACCTGCAGGCACCGCTGATCTATCGGCCGGTCGGGTGCGCAAGTTGCTCGAAGACCGGTTATCGGGGGCGCATCGCCGTTCACGAAGTGATGACAGTCTCCGAAGAGATCGAACGTCTCACGGTGGGCCGCGCCTCAAGCGCCGAGATTCTGCGGGCGGCGAAAGAGCAGGGCATGGTCACCCTGCGTGAAGACGGTTGGGCCAAGGTTTTGCTCGGGCTCACATCTATTGAAGAGATTCTCCGAGTGGTGGCGTAG